Below is a window of Fimbriimonadia bacterium DNA.
TCGACAGCGATGAGGAGCCGATCGGCTGCTTGCTGATCGAGATGGTCAACGCCGCGCTCTGGAACTAATCCAGAACAGTTAGAGGCGAATAACTCCGGGGGACCGCTTCGGCGGTCCCCCGGAACGTTTAACGGCCTGATGTCCCGGTCGGCAGGTCTCCAGCCAGCCAAATGTTGACGATCGGTTGACAGAAGCCACAACCCGTGGTATGCTTTGACCGTCTACGGAAGGCCCCCTTGTACCTACGCAAGCTCAAGCTCTACGGATTCAAATCGTTTGCCGACCGCACCGAACTCGAGTTCGACCCGAAGCTGCTCGCTATCGTCGGACCGAACGGCTGCGGAAAGAGCAACATCGTTGACGCCATCCTGTGGGGCCTCGGCGAGCACAATCCACGCAATCTGAGAGCCGAATCCGCAGCCGACGTGATCTTCGCCGGATCGGCGCGCCGCAAGGGCCTGGGATACGCCGAAGTTCAGTTGCTCTTCGATAACGAAGACGGCGCACTGCCCTTCCCGGCCGCAGAAGTTGCCGTGACCCGACGGGTGACTCAGGACGGTCAAGGTGAGTACCTGATCAACGGCAAGTCGTGCAGGCAGAAGGACATCGTGGACCTGTTTGCCGATACCGGCCTTGGCCGCACCGGCTACGCCATCGTAAGCCAGCGAGAAGTGGATGCCGTTCTCAGTGCGCATCCCGAGGTACGCCGGGCGCTACTCGACGAGGCGGCGGGCGTCCAGAGGTTCCGTGCGCGGCGTGAGGACACGGTAAAGCGCCTAGAGCAGGCGTCCTACCACCTTCAGCGTGCTCAGGATCTGCTGAACGAGATCGAGCGGCAGATCAAGCCGATGGAAAGCCAGGCTGCCGATGCTATCGCATACCGCGAGGCGCGGGACCGGCTCCGCCAGCTCGAGGTCGGCCTGCTGCTGCGCGATGTCCATAGGCTGGCGGAAAGCACCAAGAGACTGGAAGCCGATCTCGGCGACCTCGCCCTCGAACTGGATCGGGTGGATACCGCAATCCTGGAGGGCGAGCAGCGAGCGCGGGTCATCGCCGACTCCGTCGTGGACGCCGAGAAGGAGCTGGATCGCGTGCGCGGCCTTCAACAGGCTGCTCACACCGAGGCCGAGCGCGCGGATAGCAAGTTGGCGCTTGCAACCCAGCGCCTCGATTCCCTGCGCGCACTTTTGACCTCACACGAGGAACACGCCGTTGCCGCTGCCTCCGAAGCCCAAAGGCTCACCGAGGAGCTAGCGCGTGCAGAGGAACGCTTGGAGCGCGCGAAACAGGAGTTGGCCGCCCACGCTCCCAGTCTGGACGCTGAGCTCCTCGAGAGGCTGAATGCCGAGCTTGCAGCCAGGCTCGAAGAGCTAGCGGCGGTGCGTCGTGCCGAGATGGAGTACAACCGCCTGGAGGCGGAGCGAAAGCAGGGCGTGCTCCAGATCTGCAGGCTTCGTGACGAGGCAACCGAGCTTCGACGACGGCAAAACAACCTGTCTGCCCTCTCTTCCGAGCTTCAACAAGCCTACGAGCAGGCCTCGAACGCACTGAGCCATGCACAAGTAGAGGCAGAGGCCGCGGCGCAGGAAGCTGAACAACTGACGGAGCAGCGGCAACAACTCCTTGCCGAAGTGGCGTCGGCCGAGAGAGAGCATGCCGCCCGACGCGCCACCTTACAGGCGCTGCACAGCGCAATCCCCGGCGATGCGTGCGGGATTCTACTGGAACAGGGCTTGGCGGAAGGCGCACCCAGACTCGCGGCGAAGATCCGGGTGGGGTCCGAGTACCGCAAGGCCCTGGATGCCGCTCTCGGCCCATCTGCCGCCGCGCTCCTTTCCCAGTCCCCCGAGAGTGCCGACCGTCTTCTGGACGCACTTGCAACACTCGACCGCGGGCGCGGAATGGTTGCCTATCCTACAAGAGCAGAGGCCGGCCATCAGGAGGCATTGCGTGCGGAGGCCGCCGCTGCGGGCGCGCTGGGTCTGGCAGAAGACTTCGTGGAGGCCGAGGAACCCTGCCGCGGCGTGGTTCGGCGCCTGTTGCATGGGATCGTCGTGGCTCGGGATCGTTCCTCAGCTCGAGACCTAACGAACCTCCATGGAGACTGGCGACGCATCGTCACACTCAGCGGAGAAGTTATTTATCGAGAAGGCCTTGCCGAAGCGGGTGACTTCCTCGGCAGGGTGGTAATCGAAGCGGAACTGCGCGAGATCGCTGAGCAGGCGGAGGCAGACAAGGTCAAGGTCGAGGCCCTGCAGATACGAGTCCGCGAAGTCGAGCAGAGTCTTGGGATCGCCCTTTCCAAGCGCTCGGAAGCCAACCGCAGGTTGGAGGAGGCTCGCGAGGCTGCGGAGCAGTCGGGAGCCAAGGTGCAGGAAGCGCAAGGAGAGCTGCGCTTCCTCTCCGAGCGCGTAGAGCGCCTGGAGGCGCAGATCCACGAGCAGTCTCAACGACTGCAGCAAGACATCGAGCCTGTTGACCCGCACGCAGTGGAGAAACTGGAGGTGGAGATCTCTGACCTGCGAGCACAAATTGCGTCGTTGGAGGCCGATGCTCGGCGCTCGGACCGCGACCGCGAGGTGCTGGCCGAACGCGTGCGAGAGACGGAGTCAGAGGTGGCCCGCCTCAAGACCCGTTTGGCCGAGTCGGAAGTGGCTCGTGAGGAGGGACTAGCCAAACAGCAGGAGCTGACCCGCCAGATCGAGCAAGCTGAGGCCGAGAGACTCGAGCTGGAGGCTCTGCGCAGAGCTGCCGAAGCGGCAAAGCAGGAAGCGGACAGCGCGTACGAGGCAGCCCGAGTAGCCCGCGCAGAACTGCTCGAGGAGAGCTTCCAGGCCACAGAAACCGTGAAGTCGCTGCGGTTGGACCGTGAGGCGATGCTCAATCGTAACCACGACTTGGAGCTGGAGCGAGCAAAGGCAGAGATTCGTCGGTCCAACGCGCTAAAGTCCCTCGCAGAAGAGCACGAGATCAGCGAAGAGGAAGCGGAGGAGATGCTGCGTGACTTCCGGCTGCCAGAAGGCGCGATATCGGAGGCCGCTGCGCTGCGCCGAGAGCTTCGGCGGCTCGGCGATGTGAACCTCGGTGCGGTCGAAGCGCTCGAGGCCCTGAAGGAACGCAGGGATTCCCTGGTCACCCAAAGAGACGACCTGCACGAGTCACGCGATCGCATCCTTGCTGCGATGCAGGAGATCGAAGCCGCCACGAAGAGCCGATTCCTCGAGACCTTCGAGGCAGTCAGTCGAGAGTTCGAAGCGGTGTTCGCTCGACTCTTCGCTGGAGGAATCGGACAACTCAAGCTGACCAACCCGGACGACGTGATGTCTAGTGGGGTGGACATCGAAGTGCAGCTCCCGGGGAAGCGCCGCCAGAAGATGGAGCTTCTCTCCGGCGGTGAGCGGGCGCTTACTGCCATTGCCTTGCTCTTCTCACTCTTGCGCGTGCGCCCAAGCCCGTTGTGCATCCTGGACGAGGTGGACGCCCCCCTCGACGGACGAAACGTCGAGCGGTTCTGCGAGATGCTGCGCGAGTTCGCAGAAGAGATGCAGTTCCTGGTCGTCACGCACAACGCCGTCACCATCGAAGCCGCTCAGGTCTGGTACGGCGTGACGATGCAGGAGCCGGGAGTCAGCACCGTCGTTCCGTTCGGCCGCGGCGCGCGCGCCGTGGTGTCCGCCTCGGTTTGATCCGCTCGGACCGCATCGGAGTGGACGTGGGCGGCACGTTCACCGACGTAGTTGCGCTGCTGAATGGCGAACTCGTCACTTGCAAGGTGGCTTCCACGCCCGTCAACCCGGACGCATCGGTCCTCAACGCGATTCGCAGCCTCAGCCCCCCGCCGTTCGTTCTGCTGCACGGGACTACCGTCGCAACCAACGCAGTACTCGAGCGCAAAGGAGCGCGAACCGCTTTCGTCACGACCCAAGGTTTCCGAGACCTTCTGACCATCGGCAGGCAGACGCGGCGGAGCCTGTACGACCTAGAGCCTCAGCCCACACCCACGGTCGTGCCCCGCGATCTGTGCTTCGAGCTTCCCGAGCGCATGACTTACGATGGCAAGGAGCTCGCTAGACCCACTCGTAGCGACTTGGGCCGGCTCAGCAGACGGCTACGGAAGCACGCGGTGCAAGCAGTCGCAGTATGTTTTCTTTACAGCTACATCTATCCCGAACACGAGCGGTTCGTCGGTTCAGCGCTCACGCGCCGCTTCGTCTCGTTATCCCACCGAATCGCCCCCGAGTTTCGGGAGTACGAGCGGGCGTCCACCACCGCCATCAACGCATATGTCGGCCCGACCATGGCGGCCTATCTCCGGCGACTCGAATCCGATGCGCAGGGTCTCGGTGCCCAGCGCGTTCGCATCATGCACTCCAGCGGAGGTGCTCTGTCGGTTAGCGAAGCGATCGAGAGGCCGGTGACGACGCTGCTGTCGGGGCCCGCCGCGGGAGCGGTGGCCGCGTGGGAGGTGGCTCGACAGGCAGGCATTTCGCACGCCGTCAGCTTCGATATGGGTGGTACATCCACGGACGTGGCTATGCTGGCCGGCGGCCCGGTGGCCCGGCCTGGCGGCGAGATTGGCGGTATGCCCATTCGCGTCCCGATGATGGACATCCACACGGTTGGCGCTGGAGGGGGATCGCTCGCTTGGGTGGATAACGCCGGGGCACTGAGGGTCGGTCCGCAGAGCGCAGGCGCCGATCCAGGTCCGGCGGCGTATGGGCGTGGGACAGACCTCACTGTCACTGACGCGAACATCGTGCTTGGAAGGCTCGTCCCCGAGGCCTTCGCAGGTGGCGAGATGCCGCTAGACCCCGGCAGATCGCTCGCCGCAGCCGAATGCCTGGGGAAGCAGCTCGGTCTGAGCGCTGAGGACACCTGCCACGCAGTCGTCGATCTCGCAAACGCACACATGGCCCGTGCCATTCGAACGGTCTCGGTTGCGCGGGGCTACGAGCCGGACAGCCTGTCGCTAGTGGCATTCGGAGGATGTGGGGGGTTGCACGCCTGCGCGCTGGCCGACGCAATCGGCATCCAGCGGGTGCTCGTACCTCCGCAGCCTGGGCTGCTGTCCGCTTTCGGGCTGCTCTTCGCGCCGGTGATGCGCGAGGCGGTGCGGTCCGTGATGCTGCGGGGCGAGGTGCAACCCGCAGAGTTGAGCGACCTCTGCGAGGACCTGGTTGAGGAGGCATCTGCGCCCGTCCTTTCCGAGCGGTCCGGCCGCGCAGCGCCTCGCGTTGCACTCTCCGCCGACCTGCGGTACGAGGGACAGTCATGGGAACTTACACTGCCCCTAGATCCTGCCAGACCCTTGTCCTGCATCGCCGCTTTTCACCGCCTGCACCGCAGGCGATACGGAGTGTCCGACCCCAGCGCTCCCGTGGAGTGGACCGCCCTGCGCGCGCGAGTGGAACTTCCCAGTACTGCTCCCCCGAGCTTCGGCACTCCGCGCTTGTCCGTTTCTGTGCCGAAGCGCACCTCACTCGGCGAGCGACTGCCCGTTGTCCGACGCGATGCGATGCCGGCGACGGCAAGAGGCCCAGTGGTAATCGCCCAAGGCGACTCCACGCTGTACCTGCCAAAGGGCTGGCGCGCCGGGGTGCACGCCTCGGGAACGCTCGTCGTAACCCGCGACTTAACTAACGGACCCCCGTAGCTTGCGTAAGCCTGCGCGTTTGTGTCAGAACACCGAAGATGGCAGGTGCGGAGAAGCGCCCGCTGGGGGCGCACATGGTGGATGTGGGACACAAAGCGGTTACCTCGCGACATGCCGTCGCCAGGGGGTCGGTTTTTTTGCCCCCACAGACTCTGACCGCACTGCGAGAAGGAAGGCTTCCCAAGGGCGACGTTCTGGGCGTTGCGCAGACAGCGGGCATCATGGCAGCGAAACGGACGGCCGATCTACTGCCTTTGTGCCACAACCTCCCTCTCGATCATCTATCAGTTGACCTCGAGATCGCCAATGATGGAGTCGTGATAGAAGCTAGAGCGGCGGCGCCCGGCAAGACCGGAGTGGAAATGGAAGCGTTGACCGCGGTAGCAGTTGCTGCTCTTACTGTTTATGATATGTGCAAGTCTGCCGGTCCCGGTATTCGAATCACCGAGATTACACTCATCGAAAAAACCGGAGGTCAGACCGATTGGCGGTTGTAAATATTCACGATATCACGTTTGCCTTGCTAACCGTGAGCGACTCGCGAGCGGCAGGAAAAGGAGTAGATCTCTCCGGAGTGGAGCTTGCACGCTGGGTCGAAATGGCTGGCGGCTTCGTCGCGCAACAGCAAGTCGTTGGCGATACGCAGACGATGATAAGTCGCGCCATCCTCAGTATGTGCGGCTCCTGTGACGTGGTGATAACCACGGGTGGTACTGGATTGGGCCCGCGCGACGTGACGCCTGAAGCAACGAAGTCCGTCATTGAAAGGGAAGTGCCCGGAATAGCCGAGATGCTCCGTGCCGTCGGGATGAAGAACAACCAATACGCGTGCCTCTCACGCGGTGTCGCAGGTACAGTAGGCAACTCACTCGTGATCAACCTGCCCGGATCACCAAAGGCCATCAATGAGAGCATGGAAGCGCTTCTCGACATCCTGCCGCACGCCGTTGCGCTGTTGCGAGGCCGCACGGATCATCCGGAGCAGTAGCGTGTGGTTCTAGTAGACACCCACTGCCACCTGAACACGCCGGAGAGCTATCCCGACCTCGATGATGTGCTATGTCGCGCAAGAAACGCCGGCGTGGCTGCATTCGTGGTGGTAGGAATTGACGAGGAACACACTCCTCTCGCGCTCCGGATAGCCGAGGAGCACCATGACGTGCTCGCAGTAGTGGGAATGCATCCGAACAGCGCGTCCAGCTTCGACGAAACCCAGCATGAGTGCTTCTTCGAGTGGATACGCCACCCACGCGTGGTAGCGATCGGCGAAACGGGCCTCGACCTGTACCGCGATCGCACATCCCTAGAAGATCAGATGTCGGCGCTCGAGTGGCACCTGTGCCAAGCCGACGAGACCGGCCTACCTCTCGTGTTCCACTGCCGCAACGCGTATGACGAACTGCTCGGAGCCCTTGAGACTCGTGGGACGGCCATGCGCGGAGTCCTGCATTGCTTCTCGGGGACTATGCAGCACGCAGAGCGCGCGCTCGCCCTAGGTCTGCACCTCGGTTTCGATGGTCCTGTCACGTATAAGAACGCGCAACTGACCCGGGAGATCGTGTGCATGTGCCCGGCCGATCGCATGTTGCTCGAGACCGACTGCCCGTACCTCCCCCCCGAGCCGCACCGCGGGAAGCGCAACGAGCCGGCCTATCTGCCTCTGATCGCCGCCGCCGTAGCATCGGCACGCGGGGAGACGGCGGAACAGGTAGCTAGGCAGACTACCCGCAACGCAGAGGCGCTCTTCGGGATCCGTGTGGCCGGCTAGTCGGGCAGGACCTTACCCGGATTGAGAATCGCGGTGCGGTCCAGCACCTCCTTCAGCCGGCGCATCACGGCCAGCGTAGCATCCGAGTACATCTCTCGCATCATCGCTCGCTTCTCCACTCCGATGCCGTGCTCTCCCGAGATACTCCCGCCGACGCGAATACACTCTGCAAGCACCTCCCGACCGGCCCGAGCGACCGCATCTGCCTGCCCAGGGGCCGACTCGTCGAACAGCAGGATCGGATGGAGGTTGCCGTCGCCCGCATGAAACACGTTGGCGTGCTGAAGTCCGTGGCGCTCGGCAATCGCGTTCGCCCTTCGGAGCATGGTCGCGAGCTTGGACCGAGGCACCGCCCCGTCATGCGACGCGTGGCTCGGAGCGAGATGCCCGAACGCCGCTACGGCCTTCTTGCGAACCTGCCACAAGTAGGCGCGCTCTTCGGGGCTCGCGGCGGAGCTGATGCGGCTGGCGCCTGCGGTGCGCAGCATCCCCTCTGCTGCCTGCACCGCGTCCCGAACCGGCACCTCTGCTCCCTCGAACTCCACGAGGAGCGCTACCTGCGCATCCTCCCCCGCATCGAAGCCAAAAGCCGATTTGGCAGCCTTCAGAACCGGTTGGTCCAGCATCTCCAGTGCGCTAGGAGGCAGCGAGTGCCCCATCAGGCGGCACACCGCGTCGCACGCGGCGTCCAGGTCCGGCAACACCGCCCACAGCGTGGCCGTGGCAGCAGGCATCGGGAGTACGCGAACGCAGGCTTCGGTAATGGTGCCTAGCGTGCCCTCGCTCCCAGCGAAGAGGCCGATCAATTCCGCGGCTTCGCGATCCGTTAGCCGTACGACCTCGCCGTCAGCGAGTACCACGGTCAGCCCCAGGATGTGCTGGGCGGTGGTCCCATAGCGCAGGGTGTGCGGGCCGCCGGCGTTGGCAGCGATGTTGCCTCCCAGCGTTGCCACTGCCTGCGACGAGGGGTCGGGCCCGAAGAACAGGCCGTGCGGTTCCACCGCCCGGTTGATCGCGAGGTTCGTGACACCCGCTTCCGCCGACACGCGCCGGTTCTCGACGTCCACTTCCAGGATTCGCGTCATCCGTGCCAACGACAGCACGATGCCGCCGCGAACGGGCGTGGCGCCGCCCACCAGTCCGGTCCCGGCACCCCGAGGCACGATGGGCAGCGCGTGACGATGGGCGAAGCGGCATAGGTCCGACACCTGCTCTGTGCTATCGGGAAGCACAACGGCTGCAGCTGTGCCCTTAGCCAGCGTGTAGGCGTCGCACTCGTAGGTCGCTACCTCGGCCTTCGCGTGGATCACGCCGTCGCGCCCGACGATGCGCGCTAGCTCTCGGGCCAAGTTCACGGTTCGGGTGCCAGCGCCGCCGCGTGGCCGTCCGCGTACACGATGTGGTTTTTGCCTTCGTGGCGTCCGGGCTTGGGCAGCAGCCTCTTGGGGTCACCGTGCGCGTTCTTGGACGTATCTGTGGAGTCGAAGAGCATCGGCGTCTGTCCGGCGGCCTTCCACTCTTCGACGTTCTGTTTCAACGGCCGGAGCTGCTCGGAGAGAGATGCGTTCATCGCATACCCGTACACACCCTCGCCGAGCCCCAGTTCTGGGCACTGAAACAACTTCCAGGCCTCCTCCTCCAGCATGTCGTCCGCCTTGGCGTAACGGAACAGCTCGTCCATCCATACGTCCTTGGGGGGGAAGGCATCCGCGCTCTCTAGGTAGAGGGACATCGCGCGACTCAGCTTGTGGAGGTTCTCCATGCAGCCCGTGGTTGCGAACGGGCGCTTCGGCTTGAACACCGAGACCCAGATGTCTCCCGGCGTGAAGCCCGTTGCGATGAAGATGCCGAGGAACACGACCGCAGCGAGTAGCACGGCGAGGCAAGTGCAAGCCATGCATCGCTTGCAGCCTCCTCCAACGCATCCTGCTCTTGCTCCATTGGACATCGCAAGGACCTCCTTGTGCCGCGGCAACCCCGGAACCCTGAGATTCGACTTCAGATTTGCCGAAACTCAATGGGGAGTAGAACGCAAGTACCTATGATTCGGCTAACGTTGTTCCTGACCTTGATGGCATTCCTGGCCGGGCTATTGCACGGCCGGGTCGCTTCGATTCTGCCCCACGTCCCCATCGAGGCGCAAACTGCAGTGCTGTGTGTGCTGACCGGTTTCGCTGTTGCGCTCTTCCTGCGCCTTAGCGAGGCGCACGACAGGCGTAAGCTCCAAGCATCTGTGGACCGTCTGGCTCAGGCCAAGGCGCGGCTCGAGGAACTGGCCTACAGCGACCCGCTGACCGGGGTCCCGAACCGCCGCGGTTTCGAGCGGGCGTATCGGCGTCTCGTGCGCCAGGCGAAGCGCAGCCATTCGCATCTCTGCCTCGCGCTGGTAGACGTTGACGGACTGAAGCGCATCAACGACTCGATGGGGCACAGCGAGGGTGACAAGGCGCTGAGGACCGTCGCGAAGTGTCTCAGCGACACGCTCAGAGGCTCTGACGTGGTGGCCCGCATCGGCGGTGACGAGTTTGCGGCCATCTTGCCCAACACCAGCAGTGAAACCGGTCGAGCCGCCATGGAGCGGTTCAAGAGCGAATTGAAAATGCTTACCGGCCGCCCCGGCGTCCCTGAGTTCCGGGTAACCGTGGGCGTCGCCTGTACCATGGACGGCTTCGAGGGCCTGTACGAACGTGCGGACAGCGACATGTACTTCGCCAAACCACAGCGCCGAGACGTTCGCGCCACTGTGGAAGTGCCTAGCGATGCGCCGAATACCGAACCCACCGAAGCCGCCTGACCCTTCCTTCTCCGGTAGACTCGTAGGCACGGCTACTTCCAGGCCGAGAGACGTTGAGGAGAAGACCATGGCAATCCACTTCACCTTCCTCGGACACGCTGGCGTGTCGGTGCAGACCGCCTCGGGCAAGACCATCCTGATAGACCCTTGGCTGAGCGGCAACCCCGTGGCGACGCAGTCTGTGAACGATATCGCGGCGTGCGACCTTCTGCTGCTAACGCACGCTCATGGTGACCACACTGGCGACGTGCTGACGATTGCGAAGAAGTTCCGTCCGGTCGTAGTTGCCATCTACGACCTTACGACGCTGTTGGGCAACATGGGTGTCGAGAACATGGTGGGCATCAACAAGGGTGGTGGTGTGGATATCAGTGGCATTCGCGTCACCGGCACGCACGCATTCCACAGCTCCACGCTCACGATGCCGGACGGCACGGTGGCGTACGCGGGAGAACCTATGGGCTTCGTGGTTGATGCCGAGGGTTATCGCTTTTACCATGCCGGCGACACGGCACTGTTCGGCGACATGGAGCTGATCGGCAAGTTCCACTCACCAGAGCTGGCATTTCTGCCCATCGGTGACCACTTTACGATGAACGCACGAGAAGCCGCCTATGCAGCCAAACTGCTAGGGGTGAAGAGGGTGGTACCTATCCACTGGGGGACCTTCTCGCTACTGACCGGCACCCCGGCTCAGTTGCGCGAACACCTGGCAGGCACCGGCATCGAGTGCGTAGAGCTCAAGCCGGGTCAGTCGCTATCACTGTAGACGAACGCACGCTGGCGACTGACATCGCGATGGGCACCAGCCAAAGAGCACAGAAGCGATAGTCGAGGTACAGCGAGTCGGTGAGCTGCAGCAACAGGCCGGCAGCGGCCGCCCAGAAGCCCGCGATGCGCCAGGCTCGATGAGAGTGCTCCGTGTGGATGGTGCGCCACGCCCTTCGCACCAGCGATAGCGCGAACAGCCCGGCGAACAGCGCACCGAATACACCTGTGTCTACCAGTATCTGCAGTGGTAACGAGTGGGCGTGTGCGGCGAACTGGAAGATGCCGACGGGCAGGTATGGAATGGATGCGTCGAAGAAGCGGTAGGGCCCTACCCCTAACAACCAGTTGTCCTGAAGCATCGCAAGCGCCTGCGGGTAGATGAGCGCGCGCGCATGGTCTTCCAGCACTTCCCCACCGCTCTGTAGCAGTGCAACCCGTCCGTTTACCTCTGGCACGCTCAGCACGTAAACCACGACGATCCCGACGATGACGAGCCAGGAGAGTAGCCACTTGCGACGGTGTGTTAGTAGCAGTGCAGTCACCATGAGGGCGAATAGCAGGATGCCCGCGCGAGACAAGGCTACTGCCACGCCCACGGCACCGATCGCGAAGGCCGCGAGACCTATCCACCGCTCCCACTTTCGATTGGCTATGGAGGCTAAGGTAAGTCCGAGCAGTCCCACCATCACCATCGTCGCCGAGAAGCTGTTCGCATTCATGTTGAATGCCTGGCCTCTGGCATACCATACGTCGGCTGCAGATCCCGAAGTGCTCGCCGATAGGTAATTCCAGACTCCCGACGCGCACACTGCCAGGCCACAGACCAGAAAGGTGAGCCCTGGCAGCCGAGGATTCTGTTCGCACGCCGAAGTCAGTACCACCCACACACATGCGATGCGTAGTAAGTTCATGCCGGCGAGGAACTCGGCGTCATAGGGTGGGCCGAACTTACCACCACCGAGTACCGCTGCGCACAACAACACACCTAGGAAGGCGAGTCCCCACCCCGAACCGTAGCTTCCTATCCGGCTTCTTCGGTACCACGCAGGCAATAGGACGGAGAGCGCCAACAGTAATAGTGCGGCATCTAGTGGCGAGACGAGAGCCGGAATGCGAACGTCTGGCGAGGGCTCGCGCATACTCAGTACGAGCGACCACACCGGATCGTACTCGACGGTGCGCGGGTAGAACACGATGCCAAAGATGGCGGCAGGAGCTCTCAGGTTAGGTGCGAGGAATGTGGCGACCAGGGCGCACAGCAGCACAACCGTAGCGAGTACCTCGAGCGGTTTCAGAAAGGCGACACAGGGCATCGCGGTCGCCGCGACCGCTATCCAGAAAAGCGCAGCCCACTGCACGGGCTCCCACGATGGTAGGCGCAGAACCTTAGTACTCACAGCTCCGCCTCATCACGTCATGCCGAGCCTGTCGAAGCATGACATCACCAGCCACCGTTGCTTCCTCTGAACTTGGCACAGCGCAACGACCGATCGCATGCTTCGACTGGGCTCAGCATGATGGGTCGGGGTGTAGGTCGAGCGTGTGCTACCGACACGGCAGCCCGACACCCACACACAGGGTCCAATCCGCAGGCGCCGAGGAGTGTACTACTCAACTAGCACCGCCTTCTCACGTATCGCATCTTCGGCTGTCGGCCTTCGTATAAGACAAGCAACATGTCTCCGCACATGCTTTGGCTCCGCGGCCCACAGCATCCACGCCGCTGTCACCAGAGTAGCGACGCTCGTTCCGGCAGCGATTCCGTTCAATCCGAAGAAACGGACCAGCACCAGCTTGATACCGAGGTTGATGCCGACGCTCCACAGAGCGAGTAGCCACAGTTCGCCGGCACGGCCCTGCGAGTTGAGATATCGAACGGCTAGGTGGATCAGGGACACCGCGACAACCGTCGGGCTCAACCACATCAGTGCCTCCGCGCAGCGAGTCGCAGCTTCGGCGGTAAAGCGCCCATGTGCGAAAACGCCGTGTACCAAGGGACCTGCGAGCACCGCGGTTAG
It encodes the following:
- a CDS encoding GGDEF domain-containing protein; its protein translation is MIRLTLFLTLMAFLAGLLHGRVASILPHVPIEAQTAVLCVLTGFAVALFLRLSEAHDRRKLQASVDRLAQAKARLEELAYSDPLTGVPNRRGFERAYRRLVRQAKRSHSHLCLALVDVDGLKRINDSMGHSEGDKALRTVAKCLSDTLRGSDVVARIGGDEFAAILPNTSSETGRAAMERFKSELKMLTGRPGVPEFRVTVGVACTMDGFEGLYERADSDMYFAKPQRRDVRATVEVPSDAPNTEPTEAA
- a CDS encoding O-antigen ligase family protein; this translates as MSTKVLRLPSWEPVQWAALFWIAVAATAMPCVAFLKPLEVLATVVLLCALVATFLAPNLRAPAAIFGIVFYPRTVEYDPVWSLVLSMREPSPDVRIPALVSPLDAALLLLALSVLLPAWYRRSRIGSYGSGWGLAFLGVLLCAAVLGGGKFGPPYDAEFLAGMNLLRIACVWVVLTSACEQNPRLPGLTFLVCGLAVCASGVWNYLSASTSGSAADVWYARGQAFNMNANSFSATMVMVGLLGLTLASIANRKWERWIGLAAFAIGAVGVAVALSRAGILLFALMVTALLLTHRRKWLLSWLVIVGIVVVYVLSVPEVNGRVALLQSGGEVLEDHARALIYPQALAMLQDNWLLGVGPYRFFDASIPYLPVGIFQFAAHAHSLPLQILVDTGVFGALFAGLFALSLVRRAWRTIHTEHSHRAWRIAGFWAAAAGLLLQLTDSLYLDYRFCALWLVPIAMSVASVRSSTVIATDPA
- a CDS encoding metal-dependent hydrolase; its protein translation is MAIHFTFLGHAGVSVQTASGKTILIDPWLSGNPVATQSVNDIAACDLLLLTHAHGDHTGDVLTIAKKFRPVVVAIYDLTTLLGNMGVENMVGINKGGGVDISGIRVTGTHAFHSSTLTMPDGTVAYAGEPMGFVVDAEGYRFYHAGDTALFGDMELIGKFHSPELAFLPIGDHFTMNAREAAYAAKLLGVKRVVPIHWGTFSLLTGTPAQLREHLAGTGIECVELKPGQSLSL
- a CDS encoding FAD-binding protein, producing MARELARIVGRDGVIHAKAEVATYECDAYTLAKGTAAAVVLPDSTEQVSDLCRFAHRHALPIVPRGAGTGLVGGATPVRGGIVLSLARMTRILEVDVENRRVSAEAGVTNLAINRAVEPHGLFFGPDPSSQAVATLGGNIAANAGGPHTLRYGTTAQHILGLTVVLADGEVVRLTDREAAELIGLFAGSEGTLGTITEACVRVLPMPAATATLWAVLPDLDAACDAVCRLMGHSLPPSALEMLDQPVLKAAKSAFGFDAGEDAQVALLVEFEGAEVPVRDAVQAAEGMLRTAGASRISSAASPEERAYLWQVRKKAVAAFGHLAPSHASHDGAVPRSKLATMLRRANAIAERHGLQHANVFHAGDGNLHPILLFDESAPGQADAVARAGREVLAECIRVGGSISGEHGIGVEKRAMMREMYSDATLAVMRRLKEVLDRTAILNPGKVLPD